A genomic segment from Sphingopyxis sp. DBS4 encodes:
- a CDS encoding Hpt domain-containing protein, with the protein MDEILVDWDEFRATRTQLGAAFVRILGYFREDGTKSVAAIEEAMRARDARGLVMPAHTLKSEARQFGAERLGALTEDIEMFARHCVEAQVSPEEYLPRVVNLRALFEETLAALEREANPLVQRKPVGFGRAVGY; encoded by the coding sequence TTGGACGAGATCCTGGTCGATTGGGATGAATTCCGCGCGACCCGCACCCAGTTGGGCGCGGCCTTCGTGCGCATTCTGGGCTATTTTCGCGAGGACGGCACCAAGTCGGTCGCCGCGATCGAAGAGGCGATGCGTGCCCGCGACGCGCGCGGGCTCGTGATGCCCGCGCACACGCTGAAGAGCGAGGCGCGTCAGTTCGGCGCCGAGCGGCTCGGCGCGCTGACCGAGGATATCGAGATGTTCGCGCGCCACTGCGTCGAAGCGCAGGTGAGCCCCGAGGAATATCTGCCACGCGTCGTCAATTTGCGCGCGCTGTTTGAGGAAACGCTTGCCGCCCTCGAACGCGAGGCGAACCCCCTCGTCCAGCGCAAGCCGGTGGGTTTCGGCCGCGCGGTCGGCTACTGA
- a CDS encoding sulfurtransferase TusA family protein, protein MTNKARAASAALVVDARGMRCPWPALRLARAMREAADVLLLADDPQAWREVAALAGERGWTLADGAEGGWRVRRD, encoded by the coding sequence ATGACGAATAAGGCGCGCGCGGCGTCGGCGGCGCTCGTCGTCGATGCGCGCGGTATGCGCTGCCCGTGGCCGGCGCTACGGCTCGCGCGCGCGATGCGCGAGGCGGCGGACGTGCTATTGCTCGCCGACGATCCGCAGGCGTGGCGCGAAGTCGCCGCACTGGCGGGCGAGCGGGGCTGGACGCTGGCGGATGGAGCCGAAGGGGGCTGGCGCGTCCGCCGCGACTGA
- a CDS encoding DUF418 domain-containing protein, with protein sequence MNEDGRTESARLVTLDAVRGFAVMGILAMNIVAFAMPEMAYVSPRAYGGDTAADVAAWGLSFLFIDGKMRGLFSILFGASLLLVVDRAEKSGQNAASVHYRRMIWLAIFGLCHFFFIWWGDILFLYAAVGSIAFLFRGWEPRRLIRWAVGLFTLGVLLMTLLLGGQLFVASSIDDPAAPPSLIEAGQSVRDEYAKINDEVQRELILYRSGYFPILGHRLDDAADPFSMVLINLLETLPLMMIGMALFRNGFLTGAWEAHAYRRVAWRWLPPGLMLTMLVCWLMERAEFDYLFSLTTFLTWAQPGRLMMTIGYAALLVLLIRRHADAPWIGRVAAAGQAAFSNYIGTSIVMTTIFYGYGLGLFGWVERAPLYLFVIAAWAVMLLWSKPWLDRFRYGPLEWLWRSLARGARQPMRKGPTLQ encoded by the coding sequence ATGAACGAAGACGGCAGAACGGAAAGCGCACGGCTGGTCACGCTCGACGCCGTGCGCGGCTTTGCGGTGATGGGCATATTGGCGATGAATATCGTCGCCTTCGCTATGCCTGAAATGGCCTATGTCTCGCCGCGCGCCTATGGCGGCGACACGGCAGCGGACGTTGCGGCGTGGGGGCTGTCCTTCCTGTTCATCGACGGCAAGATGCGCGGGCTCTTTTCGATCCTGTTCGGCGCGAGCCTGCTCCTCGTCGTCGACCGCGCCGAAAAGTCCGGGCAAAACGCCGCATCGGTGCATTATCGCCGCATGATCTGGCTCGCGATCTTCGGTCTCTGCCATTTCTTCTTCATCTGGTGGGGCGACATATTGTTCCTCTATGCCGCGGTCGGCAGCATCGCCTTCCTGTTCCGGGGCTGGGAACCGCGACGTCTGATACGATGGGCGGTGGGGCTGTTCACGCTGGGCGTGCTGCTGATGACCTTGCTGTTAGGCGGCCAGCTCTTCGTCGCATCGTCGATCGACGATCCCGCCGCGCCGCCGTCGTTGATCGAGGCGGGGCAGAGCGTCCGCGACGAATATGCGAAGATCAACGACGAAGTGCAGCGCGAACTGATATTGTATCGCAGCGGCTATTTCCCGATTCTCGGACACCGGCTGGACGATGCCGCCGATCCGTTTTCGATGGTACTGATCAACCTGCTCGAAACGCTGCCGTTGATGATGATCGGCATGGCGCTGTTCCGAAACGGCTTCCTCACCGGAGCGTGGGAAGCGCACGCTTATCGCCGCGTCGCGTGGCGATGGCTGCCACCGGGATTGATGCTGACCATGCTTGTCTGCTGGCTGATGGAACGGGCGGAATTCGATTATCTCTTTTCGCTCACCACATTCCTGACCTGGGCGCAGCCGGGGCGCCTGATGATGACGATCGGTTATGCGGCGCTGCTCGTCCTGCTGATCCGGCGTCACGCCGACGCCCCCTGGATCGGGCGCGTCGCGGCGGCGGGACAGGCCGCCTTTTCCAACTACATCGGCACCAGCATCGTGATGACGACGATCTTCTACGGCTATGGGCTGGGGCTGTTCGGATGGGTCGAGCGTGCGCCGCTCTATCTGTTCGTGATCGCGGCGTGGGCGGTCATGCTGCTGTGGTCGAAACCGTGGCTCGACCGCTTTCGCTACGGCCCGCTCGAATGGCTATGGCGCAGCCTTGCGCGCGGCGCGAGGCAGCCGATGCGGAAAGGACCGACGCTTCAGTAG